The region AGAGAACACCTCCGTGGGATTCGTAGTGGTCCGGCAGTTTCACGATCACAGCAAGTTGTTCGACCACTATAACCTGTCTAGAAGGGAAGCTCACCTCGACCGCCTAAGGGCCGAGATCATCTCTCTGCGCCTCCATCCGCTGTTCATAGTGAGCAGTAGTTTGATCCTaagggagctggccaagaaGACGCACTTTTACGACTTTTATTTCATCACTCCTTTTTCGGTGAGTTATGGAAAGCCTTTTCGGAAATCCAATCGTTCCTTTACAATGTCCCCTTTTAGGGTAGGACGTTCTCCAATGACCTGAAGAAGATGATGATGGTCCTCGAGCCGAGGGCTTTTAAAAAAGCTCCAATTTTTTTCGAGCCCCCATACAAACGCAAAAAGGCTACCTCGTCTGTGAATCTGCCTACCTATAACTTTTCAAAGGATCACCTTATCATCTACCGGCACAGACTCTTTCCGGTAAAGTGGTTCACCAACAACAGCCGACTAGTCGTCATTGGATTCAGTTCGCTGACCAAGGCGTTTCTGCGAAAGCTAATCTTCCAATGGAATAGAAAGGAGTGAGATATATATTGTGGTGACGAAAAATTCCATTTGATGAACCCTTTTTTTTCAGTCAAAACAACCGAGGAAACTACACGTGTCTTAGTTGGGTGCAGGTAACGGTCATCTCCAGTCCGGGAATAGTGGAGGCGGAATACGACAGCCTGTTCCAGTGTCCCTACTGCTCCAATATTCGCAAGTGCTACTTGTCGTTCAACAACCGTTCCTGCTACATTCGGGACTGCTGTGTCCGTATGGATCTTCGGTTCTGGGTGCACTTTGTGCCCGGCACAGTGGAGTTCATTGAGCGGGATAAGAAATTCGTTAAGTTACAGGCCTGCGAAATTCTCTACGATACTCTGATTTGCCTGTGCTCCCAAGATTATGTGATTCGGTCTTCGAATGAGGATGCCATCAAGAAGATTCCGTGCAACTTTGTGGAACTCAATTGTCGGCTGAACAAGTTCATGCTCTACTACAAGGTGCGTGCACTCCTGGAGGAGGTGCCGCGAACCTACTTGATAGTGATTTATGGCAATAATCTCTGTACCTACGAGTGCATCTCCTTCCTAATCGAGCATGGCGTCGACCACTCTCGCCTGGTGCTGGTCCAGCCACATCGCTACACAGGGTTCGGGGAGGAGGACAAGCTGAAGAATCCCTATTGGGACAGCAACATTCAGCAAATACTGGATGACCTTCTCTCCGACAACGGGATGAGTATCTACAACGATTTTAATTTCCACCACTGGGTGGTGCATGAGACCACGGACTTCATCATGGACGTGGTCTTCCAGCACTTTCCCAGTCGCCGCATGATGACCTTTGAGTGTGACCTCTTTATTTCGTTCGATGAGGGCAAAATTAGCTATCAGGACAAGCAGTGTAGGTACAGTCTCCTTTCAAGAAAATTGACATACTTATTGTTTTGATTTCTTCAGTATTTATGGCGTCCAAACTCGAAATGGATGGTGACCGGTTGTTGGTTGGGGAGAACTTTCAGACCAGCGATCCGAATATCTATGCCGCTGGgccttttgtaaaaataagacACGAGGTGAACTATCAGTATAGATATACTTCAGAAATGGAGATTGCCGGCAAGGTATAATGTATAAGATAACTATATATTACATTAAACTTGCATTTTGATCTTCCAGCTACTCCATCATTTGGGAATCGCCCCCCAAAAGGAATACGAGGATCGCTACAACCTGCCCCTGCACTTTCAAGCCATGTTGCCGATGAACTACTTCATCACCAAGGTGGTGATGCCAAGAAGATACCTCAGCTGCCAGTTGCCATCCTCGATGTGCTGCACCATGACGACCTACAAAAACAACATCTTCTGCCGGGTGGGCTTGTCGATGAATATGATTGTGGACGAGATTGTAGTTGTCACCAAAAAAGTGTGTTAGCTGCAAAGGGTTTCGGAATTGTTTTCATATATCTATCTTCCAGGAGGCTCACTTTGATTTTCTGCAACACTTTGTGGGCAAACATGAGCTGCTTTTGAACAATCTTAAGGCTCGCTACAAGGCTAGAACGATTGATTGTTTTATAACCTTCTTCCAAGAGCCCTGGACGGAGCTGATCATGCATGAAAATTTCGCGGACCTGCAGGCGGAAAACAGAGACCTTCTGAAACCCATGGCTATGTCCACGTTAACGGTGCTGTACTTCCTCCTAtcgaataaaatgaaaattaatgaGAAAGTTCTTTTCAGAGGTCTAATGTGGGCGCCTTCAAGGATGTAACCGACATGGACTTCGTGACGCTGAACAAGCGCTATCTGGAGCACAAGCTGCTTAGTTTTCTGAGGGACAATCGACGAGACTTCCGGCAAAGATTCGCCTTGCCTGAGGACTTTTTCAAGGCTGAACTACCGATTTGGCTCCCAAAAACAGGGAAGTCGGAGGACGATACCGAGTAGGCTCGATTCATTTGTGAAACGAAGCAGTCGGCTCTGTGGcttcagattttgatgtatAGCACTACAACTCAGAAAATACACTCAatagtattgtttttttaaaaatgtcttcGAAAACTAAGATTGTAATCCTCTCGGCGGGTATCCGCGATCTGCGGCGCATCGAGGACCTCTTCGAGGCCAAAGGCACCTGGCACATTGGAAATAAACGAACTCCGCCACTGGGGGCTATATTCCATGAGCATTTGACACATCGGCTTCTGGTCTTTGACTCCGAGGAAACCATGGTGCTTCTGGCCTACGCGGAGTTCAGTAACCATCCTCCCATACCGGTTCTGTGCAACGATCTTTGGCTTTATTGGCTGGAGGCCCGTTTCTGGTAGGCGGAACTCCGGCATCCATTccattctgattctgattttGATTCGtgttcttttctttttcctcAAAAGCCTGGATCTGCCCATTAGCCTGATCAACACGATGTTCCTCCATTTCTTTATATGTAGAAATGAGTATCCAAACATGCTGAAGCAAGTGGTTCAGGAGGTGTTCTATGGCGAGCACAAGGTCAACTTCATCATGGTGGTCAGGCCACCAGATCAGACGGATAAAGAGTACGAGCCGGCTCTGAAGTTGGGCAAAACCTTTTATCCCATGTCCTCCAAGCTTTCTGAGCAGATGCATCAGCCGTCGATAATTATTATCCGTAGGAAGGAAATAATGCCAGCTATATCTTTTCGAAAAGCACTGTAAGTTTTTCTTCTATTTATGTCCTGGGAGTTGCCAATTCTGTTTTAGGCCTGAGGACAACGACGACATCGTCGAGATGATTGATTCGGAGGATCCGCACCTGCGAAAGACCCACGGGGACTATTATATTGCAGAGCAATTGTTGAATGTGGATGGATCGGCGGATAATGACAAAATCATTATAGCCGAGGTTGGTTTTCCAAACTTCTTTTTATCTTTCTTCCCATATCGCCACATCGACTGTCCTTGATTTCAGTTTGAGGAGGAAATAGAGGACAATGTCAAGGGAGCGGGACTGATGTGGCTTTCGGACTCTATCGATGTGGTAGACCTGGCCACTAACTTTCATCTGAACCGTTTGGGAAACCTGGCCAGATACACTCCAGGAGGCCACCACGGTCATGTTCATTTCGATGTCTTGTAAGTAGCTTGTATCCCACAAAAATCATGTTTAAGAACTCATACTTTATATTCATATGTACTTTTTAGTTCAGTAGAGAAAAAAGCGTACAAGGAGCTATACGCTCCATCCAAAATGGAACAAATGCTTATTGAGTATTCACCGTCGCATATTGAGGGGCACACTGCGAACGAAGGACAAGTAGTGCCATCAAAAAAATTAGTCCTTTCCAAATTTAAACACATTTACGATGGTGGGCTACATAACATGACTACATGCCAAggtttttcttattatttatatCCCTCTTAATCTCCAGAACTTCGCCACGGAAGATACTACATCAATGCCTTTCAGGAAAGATTGGAGATAGGTTTCGATATGCCTCCCGGTGAAAACTTAAGTCCCGAAAATATAAGAGCAGTCCTAAAAAACGCCCGCAACGGATTCCTCCTAAAGATGTTCCAGCTGCACCCACTGGTTCGATCCGAATACACCTTCTTCAGCCTGTCCGCCATGTTCAGTGCCTTTCCCGAGCACGATTACTGCGTGACGAAGgtgcccaccaccaccaccatgaGTCCCTGCCAGCGCGAGTTGCTGCGTTTCTTTTTGGCAAGACACAGAGCTTTGGAAAAATTAGTTTCGTTTTAATTTGTTCCTCCTTAGCCTGTGCCATATCGTCCCAATAGCTCCGTAACCGACAACCTCTTTGTGGCACATCGCAGCACTTTGTTTGGAGATCTCAGCATTTACCGCGTGGAGAGACACGATGTCGAGGACATCAAATTGATTATCACATCTCACTACCACAGAAGAGAAACTGTCGACGCCGAGGAGGAAGATGAAGGGCTTGATCCATACATCGAAGAAGTCCTTGACACGGTCCAGCTAATGCTCAATGATATATTCGACAATCCCCGAACCAACCTCAGCTGTTTCATGATACGCTGCGGCACCTCCAAGAACATATCCGATTGTTCGGTTGTGggtttcgtatttttgaagtaaGCATTTGAATGTTTCTGAGTATTTGACTAATACGGCCTGTCCTTAGACCGTTTTTTTTCTACGACGACTTGATTAAGTTCTTCATGCTGCCTCAGGATCAGTTTCATCTGACCCACAATCGCGGCGAGGTCTTGATGATTAAGTTGCATCCATTTTTCCAGATGTGGGCCGATCCTATATTCCGCACTGTGGCGTTACACGAGAACTATTTGGAGCTGTTCTACTTTAATCACTTTTGGGTTGGCATCCGGTTGCCATCTACCATCaaacatttaatatttttttcttgggTTGCAGGGAACAACGTTGCCAAACGATCTGACCAGCTATATGATGCCCATTGAGCCGCGTCGCATGAAGAAGAATCTCTTCGATAAGTATCATTTCAACTTGCCTAGACATCCATTGCAGCAATCCAACACCGAAGGATGCTCCAGTCGCGTTAGAGTCTTCTGTCACAATCTAAAGGTAAACAAGTATCTTGGTTTCAAAGGATCTTTGGTGGTTGTAGGTTTCTCGGAGACTTGTCGATGTTTTTTGCGCATTGTAATCTTTGCCTGGAATACAAAAGAGTAAGGAATTTGGGAGATAGCTCGAATGTAACGCAGACATTACCTAAATGATTTCTTAGTCTGCACAACTACCAGAGGTACAACTGTATTCCCAGTGTGGATATTACGGTGGTGGTGCCACACGGAGTGCTGGAGGCGGCCTACGACTGTGACTTTAACTGCAAGTACTGTGGCGGACACAGGTACTGCTACGTGAACACCGGCAACCTGAATCCCTTTGTCAGAGACTCGATGCAGCGCATGGATCTGAGGCAATGGGTGCGATTCGTTCCCGGGAACATCCAGCGCATTGATAGGTAACACAAGATTCACGTGGTAATtacaaacaaattattttaaatatttaagggAGAACAACATGCTGGAGTTAGTAAGTGGCTGCAAGATCCACTATGAAAAGTTGTTGCTGATGGATGCGTCCAGGTACGGGTTTGAGGACAGGGAGTTCCAGGTTAAAAGTCCTCCACTAAACTATGTGAAGAGCCACCACCGGCTGGACAGGATTATCTTCTATCACAAACTTCAGGAAATAGTCTCAACATTGGAATCGTTCACCATTATAGTCTACGGCTATGGAATGTGCGTCTACGAGTCCATTCACTTTATGGTCACGCACGGCTGCCCAGCTGAACACATCATCTATGTCCAGCCCAATGTTCCGCAGGGACCTGAGGTGCTGCTGAATCCCGAGACGGACTCACGACTAGACCCTATTTTCCTGGACATGATAGCAGATATGGGGGTCACGATCTATCTGTCAACGAACTATCAAAGGCTCGTTCTGGATGTTACGCACACCTTTATCGAAAAAGTGGAGTTTATTGGAATACCCAGCAGGACAAAGTTAACCTTAACTTGCGACCTGTTCGTGAACTTTAATACCATATTGTTGACTTCAGAGATGGAGAGAAGTAAGCCGGGCAATGTGCTCTGTTTTGAGGTCTAATAACTGCTATTACATTACAGTCCTCTCTGAGTGCGACATTAAGATGAAAAATCGGAAGATCGTGGTCAACTCACACTATTGCACCAACGATCCGAATATCTATGCCGGTGGGCGGTACGTGGAAATCGAACCGACTCCTAATTTCCAGTTCAACTACATCTCCGCCCAAGAAAGAGCCGAAAAGGTGAGTATAAGCTTCCGATCCTTTGACCACCACTCATAGGTTGCTTCATTAGTTGGCCTACGAATTAAATGTCGTAAAGGGTCCGATGCAGGCCAGATACTCCAGGCCCCACATGTTCACGGGAATGCTCCCCATGAATTACCAGATCATAAAGGTCATCCAACCCAGGCCCCTGATGGTGGGTCAGCTTACGGCGGACTATGCTGAGAGCATGACCACCTTTGACGACGGCGATTTCTGCCGGGTTCGGATCAACAGCCAGCTGGTGGTCATCGAGATTGTGTGCGTCACCAAGAAGGAGAAACGGCTGTACTTCCTGGAGTACTTTTGCGGCAAGCATGTCCTGCTGCTGAACGATTTGCGCAACCGTTACCAAGCCGGTTGGATCACGAACTTTCTGGAGTTCTTCCAACGCCCCTGGACAGAGCTCATAATGCACGACAGATTCGAAGAGCTTCAGCTCAAGAATCGGAGGGTCCTGCTCTCCATGCTGCTGATGAACACCGGCGAGGCTGCGAATGCCACTCAAAAGCTTAGAGGCAGTGTGGAGAACATTCAAAGGCAGAGGCTCGAGGAGAACGTAATCGAATTCGTTCGAACCAATCGAAGGGACTTCATTCACGCCTTTGCCCTGCCCGAGGATTGGGGCGTTTTCAATCTTTAATTTGGTCGGGGCTTTATATTTTCGCAATTCTTTGTTGCCCTTCCTAGAATGCTTCTCGTTTGCGAATAAAACGCTTCttaaatgttaattaataattgtaattaaatgtttattctGTATTGCATACAATGCTAATAACTAAACCAATTCATTGCAAGTTTTTACATTGCTCAACATATTAAGTCTATTAATAATTGGGATTAGGCTACGTACTACATTTCGTTAGTCGCTTCGATTTGCTGTCAAGTTAGTATAACACGATTATCTTTCTTAGGCGCGATGATTGCTTATTCAAGTATTCTACAAGCTGCTGGCACTCTTCTACAGGGGCGTGCAGGAGGGGGCCTTGCGCCGCGGAGGTCCTGGGCCGTGGCCGAGGGGCAGGGGGCTCAGGCCACTGGGGAAGACGATGACGTGGTGGTTGAGCTGGCCTCATATGCCCTGCAAGTACCTTCGTAACTCCTCCTCGGTGTCGAAGATCATTACGGGGAAGGGTGAACCGGGTACGAACTCTCCGGCCCACTTGACCTCCACTCTATAGTCGCCGGGTTCCGTAGGATCGTACTGGAAAATAGGACACGTTAGATTCAGTGCATCAAGtttgtgaaaaataaatcCTACCTTGCACAGAATGGTGCGATCCTTTTGGCTCTCCCGCTGCATTTCCACGCGGAAGGCTCCCTTGGGGCCACGAACACGGACTGTCAGCtgtccagctccagctcctcggGTGTCGCAGATAAAGCGCGACTGGAAGGTGGCCAGTACACCGTGCTCTATGCCAGGACCATAGACACGAACCTATGGGTGATTGTGTGAAATTAgttgtaaaataattattacttTTAAGGGACTAACCTTGCTGGCATCTGGAGCTCCGGCCACTTTCAGGGCAAACGGCGATCCTGGTACGTTTTGTCCTCCGTATTTGATGGTCAACAGATGACGACCCGGCTCCTGGGGCTTTATGTTCAGGGTAAAAGTGGCATCGCCGTGATCGTAAAGCTCGCAGTAGGCCACCTTACGCACACCGGCACAGTGGGCGGTGAGTTCGCCTGGGCCAGCTCTCCTGGTGTCTATCCAGGACTTTATGTCCTTGCCAACAATGCCGTGACGCAGTCCCTCACCTGAGGCGATCACCTTGGAGGCGTCCATCGAAGAGCCCACGGCTACGGTCAGGGGACATCCCTTGACGAGTCGGCCGTTCCATTTGACGGAAAGATTCAGAGTGCCTGTAGTAGACTTTTGTGGGGTGTAGGAGGCCACCCAGATGTTTTCGCTGGGACGAGGTTGCGCCAAGCTGACAGGCAGCGACGAGTTGTCCTGGGCGGTGAGGATCACCTCCGGCTTGCCCACCGGCGCATTCGAAGCGTCGATGGTGAAATGGGCCGCCTCTCCGGCCTGCGCTGCCGCCAAGCCGCGTCCCATGAGCTGAACCTTGTCCGCTGCCTGCTGCCCCGTGACATAAGCGCTCCTCGGGCACTGGGTGATGGTGAGGCCGCTCCAGGTCAAGTCCAGATCGTGTTCTCCGGCGGCCAGATTCTCGCCAGTGATATTTAGGCACATTTTGCCGTCAGCAAACTTTTCCACCGGAATCTCGATGCCGTCGATGCTGCAGACCAGCTTTCCCGGACCCGCGTTCTCCACATCAAAGATTATGCGAGCGGGCAGGATTAGTCTGCCGTCGTGATCCACCAGAGTACCCCAGCCGCCCACGGGCGACACTTTGTTAGATTCCACGCAGCTTATGTGCCAGGGCGATCCCGGCAAGCTTCCGCGATTCGGGCAGCTGGCCCGGATCTCGTATTTGCCCACGGAAAGTATGGTGTACGAAATGCGCCACTCGTTGTTGCCCAGAGCCTTGATCTTGGGCTCTATCCGCTCGCCGTACTCGTCCAGACGCTCGATCTGAACGTTCGGGGCAATCGGGCAGTAGACTACAAAGGAGGCCTCCTTGTTCCGGTGGCACACCTCCAGGCCGTGGCCAGCGGCTCGAGCATCGTTCCTGACCCCGCTGGCCGAGGCCGTGAAGTTAAGCGGGGAACTGGGAATCGTCTCACCTCCGTACATCAGGGTCAGTTTGTAGTTGCCAGGCTGCGATGGGACGAACTCCACGTTGTAGACTCCGTCCGACTGTTCGCTGATCAATACGGGCAAGCTCTGGTTGCTGGGCGAGATGGCGAAGGCCTCCAGTTCGGCTGTGCCGGCGTTGTCCGTGCGTACGGTGAAGCTGTTGGGGCTGTGCAGGGCCAAGGGCTCCTTGGTGATGCCCTGGGTGGTGACCTTACTGCTGTCGAAGGACTCGCAGGTAAAGGGACTGCCGGGCAACGGCTTCGATTGGTGAAGAACCTCTGGAGAAAAACGGGAGGATTAATAAGAAGCTTGGGAATCCATAAACACACTTACCAATCACACACTGCCCTGGCTTGTTGATTGTGAACTCGGCCTGCAGGTGGCCGTTCTTGGTCTGATAGCATCTGACGGGCAGAGCCTGTCCTCCTGGCCCTGAAACCACCACATCAAACTCCCGCGCCGGCCTCTTTACTGTATCAATGGCGAAGGACGTGGTCTTGCCCACTCGAGCCTGGTACAGCCCCAGGCCACTGACACTGATCTCCTTGCCGGCACTGGCGGGCAGCACATTGATCTCCAGCGGCTTTAGGGAAATGGGCACGTCATTGAAAAGGATGCTGATTTTGTGCGGAGCCACTCGGGTGGGCTGGTAGACGATTTCGTACACCCCGGACTTGCTGGGGCCGCGGATGGTGTGCGGCACTTCGGTGGCACCACACCGGACCAGGGCGGACAAATCTCCCTGGCCAGCCTCGTTCAGGGAGACTCCGATGCTGGCTGGACGATGGCAGAAGGCCTCGCTCACCTCTGTAATCTTGACAAGCGTGGGATCAAAAACGCACAGGGTGCGGGAGCCGATGTGTTGCCGAGTCTCTCGATCAATGAAACGGAGAGTGTAGTTTCCGGTCGTGTGCGTGCGGAACTCCGCCGTCTGGCGATTTATGGAGTAGGGCACCGACTTCTGGTCTGGCGAGAAGATCTCCACGATCTGGTCGTCTGCCGGGAAATCAATGGCAGCCAGACTGCCGATCTGGATGTGTTGGGTGTGCTGTTGGATGTCCACGCGGAAGGGGCTGCCGTCGACAGCCACCTCGTTGAAGGTGATGTTCACGTAGTGGGGTTCCGTGCTCTGCGGCACAAAGGTCACGTCGTACAGACCGCGGGCACAGGCCACCACTTCGGCCTTGACAGTGCTGCTGTCGGTGGAAACGACCAGTTCCAGGGTTCCCTCGCCGGCTCCTGCGGCGTCCACACTGAAGGTCACCGGAACTCCCAAAGTGGCTGGTCCGTACTGTTGTTCCAGGCCACTGATGCTCACCCGAGACACGTCGAAGACGTTGCAGCTGAAGGGTGAACCGTTGATGTGCTGATCATTAGCAGTCACACTGATCAAGTGGCGACCCACGGTGGTGGGTCTGAAGCTGGCGGAGTAGCTTCCTCCGTCGTGCTGGCTTAGTTGGCAGTGCTCGTTATCGCCCGAGGGCGAGGTGACGAAAATCTGCGGCTCCACGCCCTCGAAGCCTTCCAGCTCAAAGGTGTTATCCATTTTAACGGCAGCCTGCTTGAGGCACTCGCCCATGGCCATGGCCCTGGGTAGTCCCATCGAGGGCGAGGATGCTGCCGCCGCGATGTGGCAGCTGAACGGCGATCCGGGAACCGGGTGTCCATTGAATCTCACGGACAGCGAGTGGGTGGCCGCCTCCGTGGGCTTGAAGTTCACCTTGAAACGGGCGTTGCCCTCGGACTGGACAAAGTTGGGAACATTCTTGCCATTTACCGCCACGATGATCTCCAGATTTCCGGCTCCAGCCTGGGAGGCGTTAATGCCAAAGCTGACACTTTTGTTCACCACCCCAGATCGTATGTCGGTCACGATGACCTTCTCGGCAGAATACGCCTTCAGAAGGAAGGGACTTCCCTCGACGTGGCCACCGCCGGGAAGACGCACCTCCACGGAATGGTCACCCACCTCCATGGGCTCGAACTTGACATTGTAACCGAGGGTAGAGCTTCCCAAGGGATCGATCTTGACGGGCACACTGCGTCGTGCTGGTCCCAGCACCTCCACCGTGGGCTTGGTGTCCGACTCCACTATGAACTCGAACAGCCGGCCCACGCTCACCTTGTCCATACTCTCCGGGGACTGGATACGGGCGGCGGCTGCCACTCGGCAGGTGAAGGGGGATCCGGGCACATCCTGGCTATTAAATCGGAGCTCCACCGTATGACTCTCGGCCTCCCGAGGGGTGAAGCTGATGGCGTAGGTGTGCTGTCCCTGGGCCTGGGCGGAGGTGGGCACCCTGCCACCGTTGACAGTGACCTCCAAGTTGCCGGGTCCAGCCTGGGAGGTCTCCACCAGGAAAGTGACTGGCTTGCCCACGGTTCCGCTGCTTACATTCTTCACCTTGATGGCGCTGACATCGTATACCTGGAGGAGGAGTTACTTTTAGATTATCCTTTAACGGATGAAGCGCTTTACTTACCTTTGCTGCATAGGGACTTCCGGCGGTGGCCAATCCATTGACCGTGACATTGACGCGATGCTCGCCGACGACGCGGGGCACAAACTCCGCCTTGAAGACTCCATCAGCGGACTGATGCACTTGGGCAGGAACCGACTGGCCAGCAGGTCCTGATTACCCAGcgattttgtttggttttttgtttaccatTTATTCGTATTTGATTTtagtatttattaattattattttttgttgcgaCGCGGCCGGAAACGAGTTTTGAGATTGatttcgtttgttttttttgttgaaattcgATAATTGGGCGACGGTCGATTGGGTCAGATTTGTGTTGGGTTAGTGttgggttttgttttgttttggttttcagtcGCGAATGAGgcgaaaaatttggaaaaatgttcACTGGATTAGTAATGGTATTAAGTGGAAACTTTCAAATGTCGGCCAGTCTGGGGTCTTGGGATTAGTGGTGTGTGGGGTGTTCCTTAATTTGAGTCATTTACTTGGAGTGCGGTTAGTCTTGATTGATTATCGTTGGATCGGTTGTGCCAGAAAAAGTTAGTAGACTGATATGTGTGAATGTGGAGGGTCAGACACAATTATACGAGTTTCCCAAAGTCGATCTGTACAGGGGACCCCGGGAGATCCCCGCCAGGAGAGGCCCTAATGGATGTACAACCTGCTGGTGTTTGTTTTAAaccattttgttttattttgattcgAGTAACTCTACAAATTAATCGGTATGAAACAAATTAGTAAACAATCGGACATTAGTAAATACTTCATGTTGTTATTGTATTGGCATCTCTGGTTCTCAGGGTTATGTTCTGGGGTTCGGACTG is a window of Drosophila bipectinata strain 14024-0381.07 chromosome 2R, DbipHiC1v2, whole genome shotgun sequence DNA encoding:
- the jbug gene encoding filamin-C isoform X3; this translates as MSSPGLTALGESTRLVPANTPAVFEILPPPGQSLSKGECVATVLTPSKSKLNARVTHEAANGAARIEFVPTEVGTHVIDASINGTKIAGGPLIAKVYDSSLIQVTEVNGGVVGQPCQFRVDASAAGEGQLEISINEGEVPNHVQVVGGGRCLVSFTPEQAKSHLIDIKFNGETVRGCPFVCAVADTSRVLLNLSNLELIPVNRPSSFHITVSGGGAAELAVSVRGPQGELPVRVTGDIHAGFTAEFTPTTVGGHSINVEYNGFAVQGTPFLAKSYDATKVVVGSVSRGTMGRPVQFTVDAGDAGEGNLEITISAKGQNIPTQVHPQGSARFSVSFVPTESCEHTINVSFNKMPVPGCPITVSISGGVAGPQVSLGGPGPVHQTNSFVINHNGGRLEDIEVNVEGPAGQSVPAQVHQSADGVFKAEFVPRVVGEHRVNVTVNGLATAGSPYAAKVYDVSAIKVKNVSSGTVGKPVTFLVETSQAGPGNLEVTVNGGRVPTSAQAQGQHTYAISFTPREAESHTVELRFNSQDVPGSPFTCRVAAAARIQSPESMDKVSVGRLFEFIVESDTKPTVEVLGPARRSVPVKIDPLGSSTLGYNVKFEPMEVGDHSVEVRLPGGGHVEGSPFLLKAYSAEKVIVTDIRSGVVNKSVSFGINASQAGAGNLEIIVAVNGKNVPNFVQSEGNARFKVNFKPTEAATHSLSVRFNGHPVPGSPFSCHIAAAASSPSMGLPRAMAMGECLKQAAVKMDNTFELEGFEGVEPQIFVTSPSGDNEHCQLSQHDGGSYSASFRPTTVGRHLISVTANDQHINGSPFSCNVFDVSRVSISGLEQQYGPATLGVPVTFSVDAAGAGEGTLELVVSTDSSTVKAEVVACARGLYDVTFVPQSTEPHYVNITFNEVAVDGSPFRVDIQQHTQHIQIGSLAAIDFPADDQIVEIFSPDQKSVPYSINRQTAEFRTHTTGNYTLRFIDRETRQHIGSRTLCVFDPTLVKITEVSEAFCHRPASIGVSLNEAGQGDLSALVRCGATEVPHTIRGPSKSGVYEIVYQPTRVAPHKISILFNDVPISLKPLEINVLPASAGKEISVSGLGLYQARVGKTTSFAIDTVKRPAREFDVVVSGPGGQALPVRCYQTKNGHLQAEFTINKPGQCVIEVLHQSKPLPGSPFTCESFDSSKVTTQGITKEPLALHSPNSFTVRTDNAGTAELEAFAISPSNQSLPVLISEQSDGVYNVEFVPSQPGNYKLTLMYGGETIPSSPLNFTASASGVRNDARAAGHGLEVCHRNKEASFVVYCPIAPNVQIERLDEYGERIEPKIKALGNNEWRISYTILSVGKYEIRASCPNRGSLPGSPWHISCVESNKVSPVGGWGTLVDHDGRLILPARIIFDVENAGPGKLVCSIDGIEIPVEKFADGKMCLNITGENLAAGEHDLDLTWSGLTITQCPRSAYVTGQQAADKVQLMGRGLAAAQAGEAAHFTIDASNAPVGKPEVILTAQDNSSLPVSLAQPRPSENIWVASYTPQKSTTGTLNLSVKWNGRLVKGCPLTVAVGSSMDASKVIASGEGLRHGIVGKDIKSWIDTRRAGPGELTAHCAGVRKVAYCELYDHGDATFTLNIKPQEPGRHLLTIKYGGQNVPGSPFALKVAGAPDASKVRVYGPGIEHGVLATFQSRFICDTRGAGAGQLTVRVRGPKGAFRVEMQRESQKDRTILCKYDPTEPGDYRVEVKWAGEFVPGSPFPVMIFDTEEELRRYLQGI
- the LOC108121422 gene encoding cilia- and flagella-associated protein 61; amino-acid sequence: MSSKTKIVILSAGIRDLRRIEDLFEAKGTWHIGNKRTPPLGAIFHEHLTHRLLVFDSEETMVLLAYAEFSNHPPIPVLCNDLWLYWLEARFCLDLPISLINTMFLHFFICRNEYPNMLKQVVQEVFYGEHKVNFIMVVRPPDQTDKEYEPALKLGKTFYPMSSKLSEQMHQPSIIIIRRKEIMPAISFRKALPEDNDDIVEMIDSEDPHLRKTHGDYYIAEQLLNVDGSADNDKIIIAEFEEEIEDNVKGAGLMWLSDSIDVVDLATNFHLNRLGNLARYTPGGHHGHVHFDVFSVEKKAYKELYAPSKMEQMLIEYSPSHIEGHTANEGQVVPSKKLVLSKFKHIYDELRHGRYYINAFQERLEIGFDMPPGENLSPENIRAVLKNARNGFLLKMFQLHPLVRSEYTFFSLSAMFSAFPEHDYCVTKVPTTTTMSPCQRELLRFFLPVPYRPNSSVTDNLFVAHRSTLFGDLSIYRVERHDVEDIKLIITSHYHRRETVDAEEEDEGLDPYIEEVLDTVQLMLNDIFDNPRTNLSCFMIRCGTSKNISDCSVVGFVFLKPFFFYDDLIKFFMLPQDQFHLTHNRGEVLMIKLHPFFQMWADPIFRTVALHENYLELFYFNHFWGTTLPNDLTSYMMPIEPRRMKKNLFDKYHFNLPRHPLQQSNTEGCSSRVRVFCHNLKVNKYLGFKGSLVVVGFSETCRCFLRIVIFAWNTKDLHNYQRYNCIPSVDITVVVPHGVLEAAYDCDFNCKYCGGHRYCYVNTGNLNPFVRDSMQRMDLRQWVRFVPGNIQRIDRENNMLELVSGCKIHYEKLLLMDASRYGFEDREFQVKSPPLNYVKSHHRLDRIIFYHKLQEIVSTLESFTIIVYGYGMCVYESIHFMVTHGCPAEHIIYVQPNVPQGPEVLLNPETDSRLDPIFLDMIADMGVTIYLSTNYQRLVLDVTHTFIEKVEFIGIPSRTKLTLTCDLFVNFNTILLTSEMERILSECDIKMKNRKIVVNSHYCTNDPNIYAGGRYVEIEPTPNFQFNYISAQERAEKLAYELNVVKGPMQARYSRPHMFTGMLPMNYQIIKVIQPRPLMVGQLTADYAESMTTFDDGDFCRVRINSQLVVIEIVCVTKKEKRLYFLEYFCGKHVLLLNDLRNRYQAGWITNFLEFFQRPWTELIMHDRFEELQLKNRRVLLSMLLMNTGEAANATQKLRGSVENIQRQRLEENVIEFVRTNRRDFIHAFALPEDWGVFNL